The window GACCAAAGAGCTTCCATCTTTcctttccatttcttttttaataataacttcTGCGAAACCTCTGACGGCTATGGCTAACAAAGATGAGCTCATACATAAACCCAGCAAGCCCACCGCCAACGAGAGGCCCAACCCAATAAACCCAatgatttttccaactccaGCCCACCACTGCAGGCCCAAATGATGCAGCCGGGTTCATGGATGCCCCATCAAAAGGCCCACCCACCAAAACATTCGCTCCAACGATGAAACCAATCACAATTGGCGCCATCACTCCCAAACTACCCCTCCTGCTCCTCGGGTCAACGGTGGTCGCGTACACCGTGTACACCAACCCGAATGTCATCACCATCTCCAACACCACCGCGTTCCCCACTCCCACGCCACTCGAAAGTTTGAAAACCGGTACATCCTAAATAATAGAAGGAGTTTGCTCCTTAGAACTTGAGAATCAAAG of the Glycine max cultivar Williams 82 chromosome 13, Glycine_max_v4.0, whole genome shotgun sequence genome contains:
- the LOC100820403 gene encoding aquaporin TIP1-1 gives rise to the protein MAYRSAIVRRAQEASHRDTWRAALSEFISTLIFVFAGSGSSVAVNKLTVDKPSALVVAAVAHAFALFVAVSVSTNISGGHVNPAVTFGAFVGGNLTLLRCVLFWIAQILGSVIACLLLKFITGGQDVPVFKLSSGVGVGNAVVLEMVMTFGLVYTVYATTVDPRSRRGSLGVMAPIVIGFIVGANVLVGGPFDGASMNPAASFGPAVVGWSWKNHWVYWVGPLVGGGLAGFMYELIFVSHSRQRFRRSYY